A window of the Tachysurus fulvidraco isolate hzauxx_2018 chromosome 6, HZAU_PFXX_2.0, whole genome shotgun sequence genome harbors these coding sequences:
- the LOC113654230 gene encoding uncharacterized protein LOC113654230: MGCVRLTGMRSESKELLSDETARDTFGPAASPEHRVGCMSVMGVLLLGVGGLLSVLAAGPLHAHCSVTWTVDIPCFDASSLLVNQIKEWTTDHCPLKSQKCLFSLTSVIGDDIIATHTTPVMRFIDDITFNFSSTSSDSCEIKGHSTSRSWYTILDSGSNYLNMYSLMRASGLSSAPSFTESTSDRTCTQYSSIRLKLNS, encoded by the exons ATGGGATGTGTAAGGCTGACAGGCATGAGGAGTGAATCTAAAGAGCTGTTAAGCGATGAGACGGCTAGGGACACCTTTGGTCCAGCTGCAAGCCCTGAGCACAGGGTGGGGTGTATGTCCGTTATGGGAGTGTTACTGCTCGGGGTCGGTGGACTGCTGTCTGTCCTGGCTGCAGGACCACTGCACGCGCATTGCTCAGTCACATG GACTGTAGACATCCCATGCTTTGATGCATCCTCCCTTCTGGTAAACCAGATAAAAGAGTGGACAACAGATCACTGTCCCCTGAAGAGCCAAAAGTGCCTGTTCTCT CTCACGTCTGTAATTGGTGATGATATAATTGCCACTCACACCACTCCAGTAATGAGGTTCATTGATGACATCACATTTAACTTCAGCAGCACAAGCTCAGACAGCTGTGAGATTAAG GGTCACTCTACATCTCGTAGCTGGTACACCATATTAGATTCAGGAAGCAATTACCTGAATATGTACAGTCTTatgagag CCAGTGGTCTGTCCTCAGCACCAAGCTTCACTGAGTCCACCAGTGACCGAACTTGTACACAGTACTCCTCCATTAGACTGAAACTGAACTCATAA
- the c1ql2 gene encoding complement C1q-like protein 2 isoform X1, with the protein MVVVLLVAIPLLVQSSTISAHYEMMGTCRMICDPYSPKASATALEVMQDLGAIPPPPPPPSFSRGNKGEPGRPGKPGPRGPPGEPGPPGPRGPPGERGDVGKIGFTGAPQGTARTDTGELGSAFGSVKIAFYVGLKNPHEGYEVLRFDDVVTNLGNHYDPSTGKFTCQVSGIYFFTYHVLMRGGDGTSMWADLCKNGQTHRPISHIHMFHLSFNILLVNRFEQVPSPRTQTRTMTTQATVWCCIWTQGMRYM; encoded by the exons ATGGTGGTGGTGCTACTTGTCGCGATTCCCCTGCTGGTCCAGAGCTCCACCATCTCCGCGCACTACGAGATGATGGGCACTTGTCGCATGATCTGTGACCCGTACAGCCCGAAAGCGAGCGCCACGGCGCTGGAAGTCATGCAGGACCTCGGCGCCATCCCGCCGCCGCCGCCTCCTCCGTCTTTCTCCCGCGGGAACAAAGGAGAACCTGGCCGCCCGGGCAAGCCTGGACCGAGAGGTCCTCCAGGTGAACCTGGTCCCCCTGGACCTAGAGGGCCGCCCGGGGAGCGTGGAGATGTCGGAAAAATCGGCTTTACCGGGGCTCCACAGGGAACAGCACGGACTGACACCGGAGAACTTGGCTCGGCGTTTGGGAGTGTCAAGATCGCCTTCTATGTCGGGCTTAAAAACCCACACGAGGGTTACGAGGTGCTCCGTTTCGACGATGTGGTAACTAACCTGGGCAACCACTACGACCCTTCTACTGGCAAGTTCACATGCCAGGTCTCTGGAATTTACTTCTTCACTTACCATGTACTGATGCGCGGAGGAGACGGAACCAGCATGTGGGCAGACCTCTGCAAAAACGGCCAG ACCCACAGACCCATCTCCCACATCCACATGTTCCATCTCTCATTTAACATCTTGTTGGTGAACAGGTTCGAGCAAGTGCCATCGCCCAGGACGCAGACCAGAACTATGACTACGCAAGCAACAGTGTGGTGCTGCATCTGGACTCAGGGGATGAGATATATGTGA
- the c1ql2 gene encoding complement C1q-like protein 2 isoform X2, with amino-acid sequence MVVVLLVAIPLLVQSSTISAHYEMMGTCRMICDPYSPKASATALEVMQDLGAIPPPPPPPSFSRGNKGEPGRPGKPGPRGPPGEPGPPGPRGPPGERGDVGKIGFTGAPQGTARTDTGELGSAFGSVKIAFYVGLKNPHEGYEVLRFDDVVTNLGNHYDPSTGKFTCQVSGIYFFTYHVLMRGGDGTSMWADLCKNGQVRASAIAQDADQNYDYASNSVVLHLDSGDEIYVKLDGGKAHGGNNNKYSTFSGFILYPD; translated from the exons ATGGTGGTGGTGCTACTTGTCGCGATTCCCCTGCTGGTCCAGAGCTCCACCATCTCCGCGCACTACGAGATGATGGGCACTTGTCGCATGATCTGTGACCCGTACAGCCCGAAAGCGAGCGCCACGGCGCTGGAAGTCATGCAGGACCTCGGCGCCATCCCGCCGCCGCCGCCTCCTCCGTCTTTCTCCCGCGGGAACAAAGGAGAACCTGGCCGCCCGGGCAAGCCTGGACCGAGAGGTCCTCCAGGTGAACCTGGTCCCCCTGGACCTAGAGGGCCGCCCGGGGAGCGTGGAGATGTCGGAAAAATCGGCTTTACCGGGGCTCCACAGGGAACAGCACGGACTGACACCGGAGAACTTGGCTCGGCGTTTGGGAGTGTCAAGATCGCCTTCTATGTCGGGCTTAAAAACCCACACGAGGGTTACGAGGTGCTCCGTTTCGACGATGTGGTAACTAACCTGGGCAACCACTACGACCCTTCTACTGGCAAGTTCACATGCCAGGTCTCTGGAATTTACTTCTTCACTTACCATGTACTGATGCGCGGAGGAGACGGAACCAGCATGTGGGCAGACCTCTGCAAAAACGGCCAG GTTCGAGCAAGTGCCATCGCCCAGGACGCAGACCAGAACTATGACTACGCAAGCAACAGTGTGGTGCTGCATCTGGACTCAGGGGATGAGATATATGTGAAATTGGATGGTGGGAAGGCACATGgtggaaacaacaacaaatacagCACTTTTTCTGGCTTCATACTGTACCCGGATTGA